A genome region from Nocardia sp. NBC_00565 includes the following:
- a CDS encoding oxygenase MpaB family protein, giving the protein MSVQASSTARGQVGGGEPPVKCPSAFRYWESLRSPKVQRLQRLVKTITGGALFPTESQAAALCEDLFAGDPVAERFVAEVMHGEIGPQRGRQMLDAALSGGIDSVPEAPESMKALFAEFETVPDWVQPELVEQGAAIWRRWGTMLFSFAGAETLEMYTESAVATPLSLAGGYAGDSALRRFLETSRFWMDVSQPGALLTPGSNGRATALKVRVMHVSVRARVAGHPEWDIDKWGLPISQTYQLLTLLAGSVTPGLGLWLLGYQTTASEIRALLHFQKYMGYVLGVRLRWYPESVVDSLRVLAMTIASRSYDAGHHGAELIESYPMAFAPRDGHRGLTRLREVYNFRINSVYSAMYMAPRTRRRYRMPPAFPWIMIPIARFPLITVMELARRLFPPFARIHEKLMLWHRENWYRAQMQGRQAQFDASGALRR; this is encoded by the coding sequence ATGTCAGTGCAAGCATCGTCGACGGCCCGCGGCCAGGTCGGCGGCGGCGAACCTCCGGTGAAATGTCCGAGCGCATTCCGCTATTGGGAATCGCTGCGCTCGCCGAAAGTTCAACGCCTGCAACGACTGGTCAAAACCATCACCGGTGGTGCGCTTTTTCCCACCGAGAGCCAGGCCGCGGCGTTGTGTGAAGACCTCTTCGCCGGTGACCCGGTCGCGGAGAGGTTCGTCGCGGAGGTGATGCACGGCGAGATCGGGCCGCAGCGCGGACGGCAGATGCTCGATGCCGCATTATCGGGTGGCATCGACTCGGTGCCGGAGGCTCCGGAGTCGATGAAAGCGCTGTTCGCGGAGTTCGAGACCGTACCCGACTGGGTCCAGCCCGAGCTCGTCGAACAGGGGGCCGCGATTTGGCGGCGGTGGGGAACCATGCTGTTCAGTTTCGCCGGTGCCGAAACCTTGGAAATGTACACCGAATCAGCGGTGGCGACCCCGTTGTCGCTGGCCGGGGGCTATGCGGGCGACAGTGCACTGCGCCGATTCCTCGAGACCAGCCGCTTCTGGATGGACGTCTCGCAACCCGGCGCTCTGCTCACACCGGGTTCGAACGGGCGAGCGACCGCATTGAAGGTCCGGGTCATGCATGTTTCGGTCCGCGCCAGGGTCGCCGGTCACCCGGAGTGGGATATCGACAAATGGGGGCTGCCCATCAGCCAGACTTATCAACTGCTCACCCTGCTCGCTGGCAGCGTCACACCGGGGCTGGGGCTGTGGCTGCTGGGATACCAAACCACTGCATCCGAGATCCGCGCCCTGCTGCATTTCCAGAAGTACATGGGCTACGTGCTGGGGGTTCGGCTGCGGTGGTATCCGGAATCAGTGGTCGACTCCTTGCGGGTTTTGGCGATGACGATCGCGTCGCGTTCCTACGATGCCGGGCACCACGGTGCCGAACTCATCGAGTCCTACCCGATGGCGTTCGCGCCGCGCGACGGCCACCGCGGATTGACCCGTTTACGCGAGGTCTACAACTTCCGTATCAATTCCGTCTATTCGGCGATGTATATGGCCCCGCGGACCCGGCGCCGCTACCGTATGCCGCCAGCTTTTCCGTGGATCATGATTCCGATCGCACGATTCCCGCTGATCACCGTGATGGAGCTGGCACGTCGGCTGTTTCCGCCGTTCGCGCGGATCCACGAAAAACTCATGCTCTGGCACCGCGAGAACTGGTACCGCGCCCAAATGCAAGGCAGGCAAGCCCAATTCGACGCCAGCGGGGCGCTGCGGCGCTGA
- a CDS encoding aldehyde dehydrogenase family protein produces MTSETITPAFDLPEPTLRINGQHIGAHAGQTYESFNPSTEELVTTVAAAQPEDVDTAVAAARAQLEGGPWSRMSGSERGRILTRAAQLIEEDAHNLAALEAVEMGKLFHDSVRGDIPAAAEAFRHFAGWADKVTGTTVQLPDFGPQRRFGYTIRQPLGVLGAITPWNNPVLIAAWKLAPALAAGCTAVIKPAEDASLSTLRLGELLADAGLPDGVLNIVPGLGAVAGAALAGHSGIDKISFTGSLRVGKQIQSLAGDTFRKVTLELGGKSPQLVFADADLDQAMPWIAMGNFYHQGQVCAAGTRVLAHESIVDKVIEGLIDAAENAQIGDPFASASTMGAIVNGRQLDQILRYIDIGRAEGAELLAGGGRVARSGYFVEPTVFRGSNDLTIAREEIFGPVATVISFKDTDEAIHLANATKYGLNAMVYTSDLSRALAVTEQLRVGTVWVNGWGVPDPALPWGGRAGSGIGRELGRSGIEADTEEKTVHIGI; encoded by the coding sequence ATGACCTCCGAAACAATCACCCCCGCCTTCGATCTGCCCGAGCCGACGTTACGCATCAACGGCCAACATATCGGCGCGCATGCTGGGCAGACCTACGAGTCGTTCAACCCGTCCACCGAAGAACTGGTCACCACCGTCGCCGCGGCACAACCCGAGGATGTCGACACCGCGGTCGCGGCGGCCCGCGCGCAACTGGAGGGCGGACCATGGTCGCGGATGAGCGGCTCCGAACGCGGACGAATTCTGACACGCGCCGCCCAGCTGATCGAGGAGGACGCACACAACCTGGCCGCATTGGAAGCGGTGGAGATGGGCAAGCTGTTCCACGACTCGGTCCGCGGTGACATCCCGGCGGCCGCCGAAGCGTTTCGGCACTTCGCCGGTTGGGCGGACAAAGTAACCGGCACCACAGTCCAGCTGCCCGACTTCGGGCCCCAGCGACGATTCGGCTACACCATCCGACAACCGCTGGGAGTGCTGGGAGCGATCACCCCCTGGAACAACCCGGTACTGATCGCCGCCTGGAAGTTGGCGCCAGCATTGGCGGCTGGATGCACGGCCGTGATCAAACCCGCCGAGGACGCGTCGTTGTCCACCCTGCGCCTTGGCGAGCTGCTCGCCGACGCCGGACTGCCCGACGGCGTGCTCAACATCGTGCCGGGCCTGGGAGCGGTGGCCGGAGCCGCGCTGGCCGGTCACAGCGGCATCGACAAGATCTCCTTCACCGGAAGCCTCCGCGTCGGCAAACAGATTCAAAGCTTGGCCGGAGATACCTTCCGCAAAGTAACCCTGGAACTCGGCGGAAAATCACCGCAGCTGGTCTTCGCCGACGCCGACCTCGACCAAGCGATGCCGTGGATCGCGATGGGCAACTTTTATCACCAAGGCCAGGTCTGTGCCGCCGGAACCAGGGTGCTGGCGCACGAATCAATCGTCGACAAGGTCATCGAAGGCCTTATCGACGCCGCTGAAAACGCACAAATCGGAGACCCGTTCGCATCCGCCAGCACGATGGGCGCCATCGTCAACGGCCGCCAGCTGGACCAGATCCTGCGCTATATCGACATCGGACGTGCGGAGGGCGCCGAACTACTCGCCGGAGGCGGACGTGTCGCTCGCAGTGGTTACTTCGTCGAACCTACTGTGTTCCGCGGCAGCAACGATCTGACCATCGCGCGCGAGGAAATCTTCGGACCGGTGGCCACCGTGATCAGTTTCAAAGACACCGACGAAGCGATCCACTTGGCCAATGCCACCAAATACGGGCTCAACGCCATGGTCTACACCAGCGACCTGTCGCGAGCGCTCGCCGTCACCGAGCAATTACGGGTCGGGACGGTGTGGGTCAACGGGTGGGGAGTGCCGGATCCAGCACTGCCATGGGGTGGTCGCGCGGGCTCAGGCATCGGCCGAGAACTCGGACGCAGCGGCATCGAAGCCGACACCGAGGAAAAGACAGTTCACATCGGGATATAG
- the hmgA gene encoding homogentisate 1,2-dioxygenase has protein sequence MTITRVAAPPEPNPARDTVAGLKYLSGFGNEHCSEAVPGALPVHQNSPQKAPFGLYTEQLSATAFTEPRVVNRRSWVYRITPSAKHPPFTRADDRTFRSAPVLDGVADPNRLRWNPLPETWPEADFLDSIYTLAANGNVLQRQGIAIHLYRATRSMQSRYFGNNDGELLVVPQQGQLLVHTEFGKLAVAPTQFAVIGRGIRFRVELLDPLAVGYVCENYGAPFTLPELGPIGANGLAHARHFRYPVAAYEDNTGPVQVVQKFGGHLWAADYDHSPLDVVAWHGSHAAYVFDLDDFNAVGMIGFDHPDPSIFAVLTSLSDTPGQANVDFLAFPPRWNVAEHTFRPPHFHRNVMTEFMGLVQGVHDSKAEGFLPGGASLHNMWSAHGPDHETFDKASTAELTPQKIEGSLAFMFETRWPLVVTDFAHAAPHRQPHYDTSWADLQRLFTPPN, from the coding sequence ATGACGATCACCAGAGTTGCTGCGCCTCCCGAGCCGAACCCCGCCCGGGATACGGTCGCGGGTCTGAAGTATTTGAGCGGCTTCGGCAACGAACATTGCAGCGAAGCAGTACCTGGCGCGTTGCCGGTGCATCAGAACTCACCACAGAAAGCCCCGTTCGGTTTGTACACCGAGCAGCTCTCGGCGACAGCGTTCACCGAGCCACGGGTGGTCAATCGACGCAGCTGGGTTTACCGCATCACCCCCTCGGCCAAGCATCCGCCGTTTACCCGTGCCGATGACCGCACGTTTCGCAGTGCACCGGTTCTCGACGGGGTCGCCGACCCGAACCGGCTGCGATGGAACCCCTTGCCCGAAACGTGGCCGGAGGCCGACTTCCTCGACAGCATCTACACCCTCGCCGCCAACGGAAATGTACTGCAACGGCAAGGAATCGCGATCCATCTCTACCGGGCGACACGATCGATGCAGTCGCGCTACTTCGGCAACAATGACGGCGAGTTGCTGGTCGTGCCTCAGCAGGGCCAGCTGCTGGTACATACCGAGTTCGGCAAGCTGGCGGTAGCGCCTACCCAATTCGCGGTCATCGGACGCGGCATCCGGTTCCGGGTCGAACTGCTCGACCCCCTCGCCGTGGGCTACGTGTGCGAGAACTACGGGGCGCCGTTCACCTTGCCCGAACTGGGACCGATCGGGGCCAACGGGCTGGCCCATGCCCGCCATTTCCGCTATCCCGTCGCCGCCTACGAAGACAACACCGGACCGGTGCAAGTCGTCCAAAAGTTCGGAGGGCACTTGTGGGCCGCCGACTACGACCATTCACCACTGGATGTGGTGGCCTGGCACGGATCACATGCCGCCTACGTCTTCGACCTGGACGATTTCAACGCCGTCGGCATGATCGGCTTCGATCACCCGGACCCCTCGATTTTCGCGGTGCTGACCTCGCTGTCGGACACACCCGGCCAAGCCAACGTCGATTTCTTGGCATTTCCTCCGCGCTGGAATGTCGCCGAGCACACTTTCCGGCCTCCGCATTTCCACCGCAATGTGATGACCGAGTTCATGGGATTGGTGCAGGGCGTTCACGATTCCAAGGCCGAGGGTTTTCTGCCCGGCGGAGCCAGCTTGCACAACATGTGGTCCGCCCACGGTCCCGATCACGAGACGTTCGACAAAGCCAGTACCGCGGAACTGACACCGCAGAAGATCGAGGGATCACTGGCGTTCATGTTCGAGACCCGCTGGCCGTTGGTGGTCACCGACTTCGCCCACGCCGCACCCCACCGCCAACCGCACTACGACACGTCGTGGGCAGATTTGCAGCGGCTGTTCACCCCACCGAACTGA
- a CDS encoding MCE family protein, producing the protein MSPRRLTGRRSARTTLVGLAVVATISGCQWRGLNSLPLPGTVGHGPGSYSVRIEMPDVATIDRNSPVVVDDVTVGSVTAISLHNQHALVTVTLDGGVRLPENATAKVGQTSLLGSTHIELAAPITEPAQGTLHDGSQIPLARAGAFPTTEQTLSSVSLVLSGGGLAQIRDISGELNAALSGREDATRQLLTQLHTVLGGLDEQRNDIVAAIAGLDVLTARLSAHHDEIGDALARLEPALTLLRDRRADLTHALTSLGALGATATTIVTSTSSDISAELRSLQPVLAGLADAGSALTESTRYLLTYPFPIDTYANAVRGDYANGEVTLDLTLSTLDNALLLGTPLQGMLSGLEAIIGHTAPGAHQNAPLPLPELLNPPATSTPGSPR; encoded by the coding sequence GTGAGCCCGCGCCGGTTGACCGGCAGACGATCGGCACGCACGACGCTGGTCGGTCTCGCCGTCGTCGCCACCATCAGTGGCTGTCAATGGCGTGGCCTCAACTCGCTGCCCTTGCCGGGCACAGTCGGGCATGGGCCCGGGTCGTATTCGGTGCGCATCGAAATGCCCGATGTCGCCACCATCGACCGCAACTCTCCGGTGGTGGTCGACGACGTGACCGTCGGCTCGGTCACCGCGATCAGCCTGCACAACCAGCACGCTCTGGTGACCGTCACGCTCGACGGCGGTGTCCGGTTGCCGGAGAACGCCACTGCCAAAGTGGGCCAGACCAGTTTGCTCGGCAGCACCCATATCGAATTGGCTGCACCGATTACCGAACCCGCGCAGGGCACCCTGCACGATGGGTCCCAGATACCGCTGGCTCGCGCAGGTGCTTTCCCCACCACCGAACAGACACTGTCGTCGGTGTCATTGGTGCTCAGCGGGGGAGGGCTGGCCCAGATCCGCGACATCAGCGGTGAACTCAACGCAGCACTGTCCGGCCGCGAAGACGCGACACGCCAGCTGCTGACTCAATTGCACACTGTGCTCGGCGGTCTCGATGAACAGCGAAACGACATCGTGGCCGCCATCGCCGGGCTGGACGTGCTCACCGCACGCTTGTCCGCCCACCATGACGAGATCGGTGACGCGTTGGCTCGCCTGGAACCCGCGTTGACCCTGCTCCGCGATCGCCGTGCCGACCTGACCCATGCCTTGACCAGCCTCGGCGCCTTGGGCGCTACCGCCACCACGATCGTCACCAGCACCAGCTCCGATATCAGCGCTGAGCTGCGCAGTCTGCAACCGGTGCTGGCCGGGCTGGCCGACGCCGGATCGGCGCTCACCGAATCCACCCGCTACCTGCTGACCTACCCGTTCCCCATCGACACCTATGCCAACGCGGTCCGCGGCGACTACGCCAACGGCGAGGTCACCCTCGATCTGACCTTGTCGACCCTGGACAACGCGCTGCTGCTGGGAACCCCACTGCAGGGGATGCTCAGCGGATTGGAAGCCATCATCGGCCATACCGCTCCCGGCGCCCACCAGAACGCACCCCTGCCGCTGCCGGAGTTGCTGAACCCGCCCGCCACTTCCACACCGGGGAGCCCACGATGA
- a CDS encoding alpha/beta hydrolase has product MSAGTVEEHFQRIPYSPAADGKVEIHSGLSRHYPTLHANLVTPPRFSRDLAVVMAHPSSNFLSHFLLNGFAEAGIPIMGLNTRYACNEAALLMERAAQDLGAGVRWLREELGFQRVVLLGFSGGGSLASFYQGQAENPTVTATPSGDAVSFEDLVPADGIMLVGAHPGRARVLANWIDPSVVREDDPYRSDPELGLYAPERELPLSAAWVTRYRAAQRRRIDRIDAWVLEQLERTDVHAGSDRAFVVHRTVADPRFVDVSLDPSDRKPGSMYGDPAAANWSAGGLARFVTARSWLSTWSINHSRADALSDLTSVKVPTVVMALRGDQAAFVSESRQMHAASADPSAEIIEIAELDHYLVDKPEGLGQIIAELLTWLRARGLTD; this is encoded by the coding sequence ATGTCGGCTGGCACCGTCGAAGAGCATTTCCAGCGCATTCCCTATAGCCCAGCGGCTGACGGGAAAGTGGAAATCCACTCCGGACTCAGCCGCCACTACCCGACGTTGCACGCCAATCTGGTGACGCCGCCACGGTTTTCGCGCGACCTGGCGGTGGTGATGGCGCATCCCTCGTCCAATTTCCTGTCCCATTTCTTGCTGAACGGGTTCGCCGAGGCCGGCATCCCGATCATGGGGCTGAACACCCGCTACGCCTGCAATGAGGCCGCGCTGCTGATGGAGCGTGCGGCCCAGGATCTGGGCGCGGGCGTCCGGTGGCTGCGCGAAGAACTCGGCTTCCAACGGGTGGTGCTACTGGGCTTCAGCGGCGGCGGCTCATTGGCGTCGTTCTATCAGGGCCAGGCCGAGAACCCAACGGTCACCGCAACTCCCAGTGGCGACGCAGTGTCGTTCGAGGACCTGGTGCCAGCCGATGGCATCATGCTTGTCGGCGCGCACCCTGGTCGCGCGCGGGTCTTGGCGAATTGGATCGATCCCTCGGTCGTACGAGAGGACGACCCCTATCGCAGCGACCCCGAATTGGGCCTGTACGCGCCCGAGCGTGAGCTTCCACTGTCAGCGGCATGGGTCACCCGCTATCGCGCTGCGCAGCGTCGGCGTATCGACCGCATCGATGCCTGGGTGCTCGAGCAACTCGAGCGGACCGACGTCCATGCGGGCTCGGATCGGGCGTTTGTGGTGCACCGCACCGTCGCTGATCCCCGCTTCGTCGATGTGAGCTTGGATCCCAGCGACCGCAAACCCGGCAGCATGTACGGCGATCCGGCCGCAGCCAACTGGAGTGCGGGTGGGTTGGCGCGGTTCGTTACCGCCCGTAGCTGGCTGAGTACCTGGAGTATCAACCATTCCCGCGCCGACGCGCTGAGCGATTTGACCAGTGTCAAGGTGCCCACGGTGGTGATGGCTCTACGCGGGGACCAGGCCGCGTTCGTCAGTGAATCACGGCAGATGCACGCGGCCAGCGCTGACCCGTCTGCCGAAATCATCGAGATCGCTGAACTCGATCACTATCTCGTCGATAAACCCGAAGGCCTCGGCCAGATCATCGCCGAGTTGCTGACCTGGCTGCGTGCGCGCGGCCTCACCGACTGA
- a CDS encoding MlaD family protein translates to MRWKPTRPFPRRLWIFAVIAVVALTIAGVEFAQIPQRAGLGRYTVYLDLHEGGGLYTNADVSYRGVTIGRVSTLTDTVTGARAGLTLDSSTKIPADLDAAVRSMSAVGEQYVDLAPRSSGGPYLSEGSVIVAARSSTPIEVGPILDQIQAALAAIGPDNLRTVLDEAFIAVNGVAPQLRRLLDALHQLARAASEVSGPTATLIDQLGPLLDTQTVTGDAIRSWAESMAALTGQLRDSDPHLRGVLDKAAPTAQEISALFQDLRPTIPLLLSNMITVEQVAAVYNPSLEQILVLYPPLMAATQSAGLPNADDPAQNTFFANQLNDPPPCIEGFLAPEQRRSPTDLDVPATPDNLYCKVAPDDPRAVRGARNLPCIEFPGRRAATVQLCRDPSGDTTPSTATAPAAAPPAAGVPLTPGALTHPAASVTTYDTLDGSYLGGDGRLYTEPGLAGSRRGKPVDLSVLLAPPPS, encoded by the coding sequence ATGAGGTGGAAACCCACACGCCCTTTCCCCCGCAGACTATGGATCTTCGCGGTCATCGCCGTGGTCGCTCTGACGATTGCCGGGGTCGAGTTCGCTCAGATTCCGCAACGCGCCGGACTCGGCCGATACACGGTGTACCTGGATCTTCATGAGGGCGGCGGTCTCTATACCAACGCTGATGTCAGCTATCGCGGCGTCACGATAGGGCGAGTGAGCACGTTGACCGATACCGTGACGGGTGCCAGAGCCGGCCTCACCTTGGACTCCTCGACGAAGATTCCCGCCGACCTCGACGCCGCAGTGCGCAGCATGTCCGCGGTCGGTGAGCAGTACGTCGATCTGGCACCGCGCAGTTCGGGCGGACCATATCTGTCGGAGGGATCGGTCATCGTGGCCGCGCGAAGCTCCACACCGATCGAAGTGGGCCCGATACTCGACCAGATTCAGGCAGCACTGGCCGCGATCGGTCCGGACAATCTGCGCACCGTTCTCGATGAGGCATTCATCGCCGTCAACGGAGTCGCTCCCCAGCTACGCCGACTGCTCGACGCACTGCACCAGCTCGCCCGCGCGGCCTCCGAGGTCAGCGGCCCTACCGCTACTTTGATCGATCAACTCGGCCCGTTGCTGGACACCCAGACCGTCACCGGTGACGCGATCCGCTCATGGGCGGAGTCGATGGCCGCGCTGACCGGGCAACTGCGTGACAGCGACCCTCATCTGCGCGGAGTGCTCGACAAAGCGGCGCCGACCGCGCAGGAGATCTCGGCGCTGTTCCAGGATCTGCGCCCGACCATTCCGCTGCTGCTGTCGAACATGATCACCGTGGAGCAGGTCGCCGCGGTCTACAATCCGTCGCTCGAACAGATCCTGGTGCTGTATCCGCCGCTGATGGCTGCTACCCAGTCCGCGGGGCTGCCCAACGCCGATGATCCCGCCCAGAACACCTTCTTCGCCAACCAGCTCAACGATCCACCTCCGTGCATCGAAGGGTTCCTGGCGCCCGAGCAGCGACGCTCCCCGACCGATCTCGACGTCCCCGCGACGCCGGACAATCTGTATTGCAAGGTGGCACCGGATGATCCGCGCGCTGTCCGCGGCGCCCGTAACCTGCCGTGCATCGAATTTCCGGGCCGACGCGCGGCCACGGTGCAACTGTGCCGCGACCCTTCCGGTGACACGACACCATCGACCGCCACGGCTCCCGCCGCTGCGCCGCCAGCCGCAGGAGTACCACTCACACCGGGAGCGCTCACTCACCCCGCTGCCAGCGTCACCACCTACGACACCCTCGACGGCAGCTATCTCGGCGGCGACGGGCGGCTGTATACCGAGCCCGGATTAGCCGGGTCGCGGCGGGGCAAACCCGTCGATCTGTCGGTGCTGCTGGCACCGCCACCGTCATGA
- a CDS encoding lipocalin-like domain-containing protein, whose amino-acid sequence MTPTEIIEAWNGPGRLDGTLTTVQARHNGLHPSSNKLAFEHWYFDAHLDSGHTVIGFLTKRRPEDLPNARPWVEMIVYNPDGSRRQVAKRYPRAAASFSTSGCDVRIGSNTARTEFPATGLPIHHVHFVEGDLVFDLQFHNETPSWMPGQGETRFGATDSFGWVVGAPRARVTGTVQIDGKVLTVTGRGYADHNWGVGDMKKVIDRWHWGRLYVQEYSLLYANVRTQKQHGSHDIAPLMLAKGADIILSTGEMALTEGPGRYNPIADREYPEWIELQVPGRLELRLTVQSVIHAHDLIDDFPIVRSRLIKPLMHFAIGHPAYFRFESAVELTVHTDSGSQQYTGTTLHELVALT is encoded by the coding sequence ATGACCCCCACCGAAATCATCGAAGCATGGAACGGTCCCGGCCGTCTGGACGGAACATTGACCACTGTGCAGGCGCGCCACAACGGCTTGCATCCCTCGTCGAATAAACTCGCCTTCGAGCATTGGTACTTCGATGCTCATCTCGACAGTGGGCACACCGTGATCGGGTTTCTCACGAAACGTCGACCCGAGGATCTGCCCAACGCCCGTCCCTGGGTAGAAATGATCGTCTATAACCCGGACGGTTCACGACGCCAGGTGGCCAAGCGATATCCGCGGGCAGCGGCGTCGTTCTCCACATCGGGTTGTGATGTCCGCATCGGATCCAACACCGCTCGCACCGAGTTCCCCGCGACCGGTCTGCCGATCCACCATGTTCACTTCGTGGAAGGCGACCTGGTATTCGACTTGCAGTTCCACAACGAGACGCCCAGTTGGATGCCAGGACAAGGTGAGACCCGTTTCGGTGCGACCGACAGCTTCGGTTGGGTCGTCGGTGCACCGCGCGCCCGAGTGACCGGGACCGTCCAAATCGACGGGAAAGTCCTCACGGTCACCGGGCGGGGGTATGCCGACCACAACTGGGGTGTCGGTGACATGAAGAAAGTCATCGACCGTTGGCACTGGGGACGGCTGTATGTCCAGGAATACTCGCTGCTGTATGCGAACGTTCGCACCCAGAAACAGCACGGTTCGCACGACATCGCCCCACTGATGTTGGCAAAAGGCGCCGACATCATCTTGTCGACCGGCGAAATGGCCCTGACCGAAGGCCCGGGTCGATACAACCCGATCGCCGACCGGGAATATCCGGAATGGATCGAGCTCCAGGTTCCTGGTCGGCTCGAGCTGCGGCTGACCGTTCAGTCGGTCATTCACGCCCACGACCTCATCGACGATTTCCCCATCGTGCGGTCCCGGCTGATCAAGCCTTTGATGCATTTCGCGATCGGACACCCGGCGTATTTCCGCTTCGAGTCCGCCGTCGAATTGACTGTTCACACCGATAGCGGTTCCCAACAATATACCGGCACCACCCTGCACGAACTCGTCGCTCTGACATGA
- a CDS encoding MCE family protein, which translates to MNTDPIQQTVTAGTENSPRSRRRTRWLALLVALGVLAVVSYTVAPRVTGYTVTAEFAAATGIYRGDDVRVMGVTVGRIEAIEPVGDKVRVRMHLDSGRSIPADAKAVIMSPNLVSSRFVQFAPAYTGGDRLARGATIPISRTAIPVEWDQIKAQLQRLATALGPTDTDPQGPLGQVVDAAAANLRGQGASLHDTLASLSTAMKTLSEGRADLVSIVSNLQVFVTALSQSGQQIVAINNRLASVGSLLADNRKDLDTALTRLDDALGQVTDFVAANRDKLSATATTLSQVVANLAQQRDGIAQILHVAPTALANLQNIYQPAHNTVVSALALSNFANPVNFICSAIAAAEQTDAHTGAQHCVQYLGPLLNLLTTNTVPVQLNPSRGVGALPGQLVYSEPGLTPASTPQPAAPTFQQLLVPGVPR; encoded by the coding sequence ATGAACACCGATCCGATCCAGCAAACGGTCACCGCCGGGACCGAAAACAGTCCGCGATCGCGCAGGCGCACTCGGTGGCTGGCCCTATTGGTCGCCCTTGGCGTGCTCGCCGTCGTTTCCTACACCGTGGCTCCGCGCGTCACGGGTTACACCGTGACCGCCGAATTCGCCGCTGCCACCGGGATCTATCGCGGTGACGACGTGCGCGTGATGGGCGTGACCGTCGGCAGGATCGAGGCGATCGAACCGGTCGGTGACAAGGTGCGGGTGCGGATGCACCTGGACTCGGGCCGATCGATACCCGCCGACGCCAAGGCGGTCATCATGTCGCCGAACCTGGTGTCGTCGCGGTTCGTTCAGTTCGCTCCCGCCTACACCGGGGGTGACCGCTTGGCGCGCGGAGCGACGATTCCGATTTCGCGCACGGCGATACCGGTGGAATGGGATCAGATCAAGGCCCAACTTCAGCGGCTGGCAACCGCATTGGGCCCGACCGACACCGACCCCCAGGGTCCCCTCGGGCAGGTTGTCGACGCGGCCGCGGCCAACCTGCGCGGGCAGGGCGCGAGTCTGCATGACACGCTGGCAAGCCTGTCGACGGCGATGAAAACCCTCTCCGAGGGGCGCGCTGACCTGGTCTCGATCGTGTCCAATTTGCAGGTATTCGTGACCGCGTTGTCCCAGAGCGGGCAGCAGATAGTGGCGATCAACAACCGGCTCGCCTCGGTCGGTTCACTGCTGGCCGACAACCGCAAGGATCTCGATACCGCGCTCACCCGACTCGACGACGCGCTCGGACAAGTCACCGACTTCGTTGCCGCCAACCGCGACAAACTGTCGGCCACCGCAACCACGCTGTCGCAGGTCGTTGCCAACCTTGCCCAGCAACGCGATGGGATCGCCCAGATCCTGCACGTGGCACCCACCGCGTTGGCGAACCTGCAGAACATCTATCAACCCGCCCACAACACCGTGGTCTCGGCGCTGGCATTGAGCAACTTCGCCAACCCCGTGAACTTCATTTGCTCGGCGATCGCCGCAGCCGAGCAAACTGACGCTCACACCGGTGCGCAGCACTGCGTCCAATACCTCGGGCCACTGCTGAATCTGCTGACCACGAATACCGTACCGGTGCAACTGAACCCATCCCGAGGAGTCGGAGCGCTACCGGGGCAGCTGGTCTACAGCGAACCGGGCCTGACCCCGGCCAGCACACCCCAGCCCGCGGCTCCGACGTTCCAACAGCTGCTGGTCCCGGGGGTACCCCGGTGA